One [Clostridium] saccharolyticum WM1 DNA segment encodes these proteins:
- a CDS encoding NUDIX hydrolase, with translation MEKEQFSTRRPGIIGEEKFRQYSVLIPLICISGATYLLFEKRSNQLKRQPGEVCFPGGKLEPGESLEECAVRETVEELNVLPQQIEIMGPGDIYLSPFNLMIHPFIGVIKDYQDTFSRDEVEEIIKVPLDFLRSQEPERFVSKLVSEPPEDFPYEWIPGGTKYPWAKGSYDVLFYRYEDWIIWGMTAQILKSAVNLMEEYHIR, from the coding sequence TTGGAAAAGGAACAATTTTCGACCCGGCGTCCTGGAATTATCGGAGAAGAAAAATTCAGGCAGTATTCGGTGCTGATTCCCCTGATCTGTATTTCAGGAGCCACTTATTTGCTGTTTGAAAAAAGATCCAATCAACTGAAGCGTCAGCCTGGAGAAGTTTGTTTTCCCGGAGGAAAGCTTGAACCAGGAGAATCCCTGGAGGAATGTGCGGTGCGTGAAACCGTGGAGGAGCTGAATGTGTTGCCGCAGCAGATTGAGATCATGGGGCCGGGAGATATTTACTTGTCGCCGTTTAACCTGATGATTCATCCGTTTATCGGTGTTATTAAGGATTATCAGGATACGTTCAGCAGGGATGAGGTGGAGGAAATCATAAAGGTGCCTTTGGATTTCCTTCGCAGCCAGGAGCCGGAGCGGTTTGTAAGCAAGCTGGTTTCAGAGCCTCCGGAAGATTTTCCGTATGAATGGATTCCGGGAGGGACAAAATACCCTTGGGCAAAAGGAAGCTATGACGTCTTGTTCTACAGGTATGAAGACTGGATCATATGGGGTATGACTGCACAGATTTTAAAATCTGCGGTGAATCTGATGGAGGAATATCATATCAGGTAA
- a CDS encoding aspartate/glutamate racemase family protein: MKTIGLLGGMSWESTVTYYKIVNETVKKQLGGLHSAKVLLYSVDFSEIEKCQAEGDWEKSAVILSTAAKNLEKAGADFIVICTNTMHKVASRIQENISIPIIHIAEATADELKRHNITKVALLGTKYTMTQDFYKEKLINAGITVLIPDEQEIETINDVIYHELCLGIISEVSKETYLSIVRGLAERGAQGVILGCTEIGLLIQQKDVDLPVFDTAQIHGEKAARLSLEG, translated from the coding sequence ATGAAAACCATAGGATTGCTTGGAGGAATGAGCTGGGAAAGTACGGTCACTTATTATAAAATTGTCAATGAAACAGTTAAAAAACAGTTGGGCGGACTGCATTCGGCTAAGGTTCTCTTATACAGCGTGGACTTTTCTGAAATAGAAAAATGTCAGGCAGAGGGGGACTGGGAGAAAAGCGCCGTTATTTTATCAACGGCGGCGAAAAATCTTGAAAAGGCAGGAGCAGACTTTATTGTGATCTGCACAAATACCATGCATAAGGTGGCGTCCCGGATTCAAGAGAATATCAGCATACCGATTATCCACATCGCTGAGGCGACGGCTGACGAATTAAAGCGTCATAATATTACAAAGGTTGCATTGCTGGGAACGAAGTACACCATGACTCAGGATTTTTATAAGGAAAAGCTGATAAATGCGGGAATTACGGTTCTCATTCCGGATGAGCAGGAAATCGAGACGATTAACGACGTTATTTATCATGAATTATGTTTGGGAATTATTTCAGAGGTGTCTAAGGAAACGTATCTGTCCATTGTCCGTGGCCTTGCAGAGAGGGGAGCTCAGGGAGTGATTCTGGGCTGTACAGAGATCGGTCTGCTGATTCAGCAAAAGGATGTGGATTTGCCTGTTTTTGATACGGCGCAGATCCATGGGGAAAAGGCCGCAAGGCTTTCATTGGAAGGATAA
- a CDS encoding beta-class carbonic anhydrase, whose amino-acid sequence MIDEILQYNKKFVENEGYVRYITNKYPNKKIAIVSCMDTRLTELLPSALGLKNGDAKIIKNAGGVISHPFGSAMRSLLIGIYELDVKEILVIGHTDCGARHTDSKKIIEKMKQRGIPQKNIDMVKYYGIDFDSWLGGFKDLDLSIKKSVELIRSHPFVPEEIMVYGLVIDSVTGELRKVV is encoded by the coding sequence ATGATTGATGAAATCCTGCAGTATAACAAGAAGTTTGTTGAGAACGAAGGATATGTAAGATATATTACCAATAAATATCCGAATAAAAAGATTGCCATCGTGTCCTGCATGGACACAAGACTGACGGAATTATTGCCATCTGCTCTGGGCCTTAAGAACGGCGATGCAAAAATTATCAAAAATGCAGGGGGAGTGATATCCCATCCCTTTGGAAGTGCAATGAGAAGCCTTCTGATAGGAATTTATGAACTGGATGTCAAGGAGATCCTTGTCATCGGCCATACCGATTGCGGGGCCAGACATACTGACAGCAAGAAAATCATTGAAAAAATGAAGCAGCGGGGCATCCCCCAGAAGAACATTGATATGGTAAAATACTATGGAATAGATTTTGATTCCTGGCTGGGAGGGTTTAAGGATCTGGACTTGTCCATAAAAAAATCCGTTGAGCTGATACGCAGCCATCCATTTGTCCCGGAGGAGATCATGGTATACGGACTGGTAATAGATTCAGTTACGGGCGAATTAAGAAAGGTCGTATAA
- a CDS encoding IS30 family transposase, with the protein MSKYIPGNQKHLTLKDRVFIENSLNQNHTFKDIAKYLCKDPTTISKEVKARRSSDWYHKGTFYNTKNFCIYRFSCRKVNVCKKILVCGIKCASCPTCNQTCRDFVKERCSRLDKAPYVCNGCDKKISHCTIAHKYTYNARFADRKYHELLTNSRNGICMTKHELHQKDMIVTPLIEQGQSPYQISINHPELDMSVRTIYTYIDKGLFSARNVDLKRKPKFKPRKCHKTQITDRSVFVNRTYLDFQSLDLEYFAEMDTVHSSRESKKTLLTFYFTKEKLFLAFLMNRCTKGAVRLVFDQLEKRLGTYEFVSLFQYVLTDRGSEFGDPIGLETGINEIQRCNLYYCDPMRSGQKGGVENVHTMLRMVLPKGTSFEFLTQWDVNLIVNHINSTPRESLGGETPYNLALESFGEDTLKGLQLRRIVPDEVNLTPKLIRYNR; encoded by the coding sequence ATGAGTAAATATATTCCTGGTAACCAGAAGCATCTCACTCTGAAGGATCGTGTTTTTATTGAAAACTCTTTAAATCAAAATCATACTTTTAAAGATATTGCAAAATACCTGTGCAAAGATCCAACCACCATCTCTAAGGAAGTGAAGGCCAGGCGTTCCTCTGACTGGTATCATAAAGGCACCTTTTACAATACCAAGAACTTCTGCATTTACAGGTTTAGCTGTCGAAAAGTAAATGTCTGCAAAAAGATTCTTGTCTGCGGGATCAAATGTGCTTCCTGTCCGACCTGTAATCAAACCTGCCGGGATTTTGTGAAGGAACGCTGCTCCCGACTGGATAAAGCTCCCTACGTTTGCAATGGCTGCGACAAAAAGATCTCTCACTGCACCATTGCTCACAAATACACATACAATGCACGGTTTGCTGACCGCAAATATCATGAGTTACTCACCAATTCCAGAAACGGTATCTGCATGACAAAGCACGAACTGCATCAAAAAGATATGATTGTTACTCCTCTAATTGAGCAGGGGCAGTCTCCCTATCAGATCTCCATAAATCATCCGGAACTGGATATGTCTGTCCGCACAATCTATACCTACATTGACAAGGGTCTGTTTTCCGCCAGAAATGTAGATTTAAAGCGTAAACCTAAGTTCAAACCGCGAAAATGCCACAAGACACAGATTACGGATCGCTCTGTTTTTGTCAACAGAACCTATCTTGATTTTCAGTCTTTGGATCTTGAATACTTTGCAGAAATGGACACGGTTCATTCTTCCCGTGAATCTAAAAAGACTCTGCTGACGTTCTACTTTACAAAGGAAAAACTTTTTCTTGCATTCCTGATGAACCGATGTACCAAAGGCGCCGTACGACTTGTATTTGATCAGCTTGAGAAACGACTGGGAACCTATGAATTCGTTTCCTTATTCCAATACGTATTAACTGACCGTGGCTCCGAATTTGGCGATCCTATAGGCCTGGAGACTGGGATCAATGAAATTCAGCGCTGTAATCTTTACTACTGTGATCCAATGCGTAGCGGTCAGAAGGGGGGCGTTGAAAATGTTCATACCATGCTTCGCATGGTGCTTCCAAAAGGAACCAGCTTTGAATTTCTAACTCAATGGGACGTGAATCTGATTGTTAATCATATCAATTCCACACCACGGGAGAGTCTGGGTGGTGAAACGCCATATAATCTGGCTCTAGAATCATTTGGCGAAGACACCTTAAAAGGACTTCAGCTTAGGCGCATTGTCCCTGACGAGGTCAATCTGACACCTAAGCTGATTCGCTACAACCGTTAA
- a CDS encoding Gfo/Idh/MocA family oxidoreductase — MKLGIVGSGMIVQEFLPMVHHLEQVEVTAICCTKRSEAAGKELANKYSIKYIFTEYQEFLNCGVDTVYVALPNHLHFQFGKEALEAGKHVIVEKPFTTTYKESLELSRLARERKLFLLEAVTTLYLPNYRKIKELLPAIGNIKIVQCNFSQYSRRYDSFKEGRILPAFDPQCSGGALMDINIYNIHYVAGLFGRPLKVEYFPNVERGIDTSGILVLDYGTFKCTCVGAKDCKAPIANNIQGDKGVIHQESPASICDSFEIIMNNNTKTYVNENKGDHRMLDEFLAFQDMICGNDLEACYRYLDHTLLVSEIQTIARRKGGIVFPADKEA, encoded by the coding sequence ATGAAGCTAGGCATCGTTGGATCTGGAATGATCGTGCAGGAGTTTCTGCCCATGGTTCATCATTTAGAGCAAGTAGAGGTAACTGCTATTTGCTGTACAAAAAGAAGTGAAGCTGCCGGTAAGGAGCTTGCAAATAAATACAGCATTAAGTATATCTTTACAGAATATCAGGAATTTTTAAACTGCGGTGTGGATACGGTATATGTGGCCCTGCCAAACCATCTGCATTTTCAGTTCGGGAAAGAGGCCTTGGAGGCCGGAAAGCATGTGATCGTTGAAAAGCCCTTTACAACAACCTATAAAGAGTCCCTGGAATTAAGCAGGCTGGCCAGGGAAAGAAAGCTGTTTTTGCTTGAAGCAGTTACTACCCTTTATCTGCCCAATTACAGAAAAATCAAGGAATTGCTGCCCGCCATTGGAAACATAAAAATTGTACAATGCAACTTTTCCCAGTATTCCAGAAGATATGACAGCTTCAAAGAGGGCCGCATTTTACCTGCATTTGATCCTCAATGTTCCGGCGGAGCACTCATGGATATTAATATCTACAACATTCATTATGTGGCAGGGTTATTCGGCAGGCCCTTAAAGGTGGAATATTTTCCCAATGTGGAGAGAGGCATTGACACTTCCGGCATATTAGTGCTGGATTACGGCACCTTTAAATGTACCTGTGTAGGTGCGAAGGACTGCAAAGCTCCCATTGCAAACAATATCCAGGGAGATAAGGGGGTCATCCATCAGGAATCGCCTGCCAGTATCTGCGACAGCTTTGAAATCATAATGAATAATAATACAAAAACCTATGTAAATGAAAATAAAGGAGATCACCGCATGCTGGATGAATTTCTGGCATTTCAGGATATGATCTGCGGCAATGATCTGGAAGCCTGCTATCGGTATCTGGATCATACCTTGCTGGTGAGTGAGATCCAGACAATTGCAAGGCGTAAGGGAGGAATTGTATTTCCGGCGGACAAGGAAGCCTGA
- a CDS encoding HsmA family protein, whose amino-acid sequence MLIDVAVSITLALVFYTVGVWSERFQGQLKTWHLLIFWLGLIFDTIGTAIMGRFSAYGFRMNIHGLTGLLAILLMVFHAVWATIVVARDDKNARADFHKFSIIVWLIWLIPYLSGAILGMTR is encoded by the coding sequence ATGCTTATTGATGTAGCTGTATCCATTACTTTGGCGCTTGTTTTTTATACCGTGGGAGTTTGGAGTGAACGGTTTCAGGGGCAGCTTAAAACGTGGCATCTGCTGATTTTTTGGTTAGGGCTGATCTTTGATACCATTGGAACCGCAATTATGGGCCGGTTTTCTGCATATGGTTTCCGCATGAATATTCATGGGTTAACGGGCTTGCTTGCCATCCTGCTCATGGTATTTCACGCTGTGTGGGCCACCATTGTGGTAGCAAGGGATGACAAAAACGCCAGGGCTGATTTTCACAAATTCAGCATCATCGTATGGCTGATCTGGCTGATCCCATATTTGTCCGGCGCAATATTGGGGATGACAAGGTAA
- a CDS encoding GNAT family N-acetyltransferase codes for MEIHMVYEAPSAQDYLSLRLRSGMGNKDLNRSRTALKNSLFTVCLYEKETLIGFGRVVGDGGITYIVSDIMVDKEHHRKGYGEKIMKAIDGYFDENAHEDSYICLIANRPADLLYHKHQFDYLPENKCGMMRRQCKERILP; via the coding sequence GTGGAAATACATATGGTTTATGAAGCTCCGTCAGCCCAGGATTATTTAAGCCTACGGTTACGTTCGGGTATGGGGAATAAAGATTTAAACAGAAGCAGGACCGCCTTAAAAAACTCTCTGTTTACTGTATGCCTGTATGAGAAAGAAACACTGATCGGATTCGGCAGGGTAGTGGGGGATGGAGGCATTACTTATATTGTAAGTGATATTATGGTAGATAAGGAGCATCATCGGAAAGGTTATGGGGAGAAAATCATGAAGGCCATTGACGGTTATTTCGATGAGAATGCCCATGAAGACAGCTATATATGCCTCATTGCAAACCGGCCGGCCGACCTTCTGTACCATAAGCACCAATTTGATTATTTACCGGAAAACAAATGCGGAATGATGCGAAGGCAATGCAAAGAAAGGATACTGCCATGA
- a CDS encoding VOC family protein yields MVGHYLMFNRNCEEAVKTYEKAFNGKIAEMKKYKDMPPNPAFPIAEEDKNLVLHACLQIDGMEIMCADSSDKSTRGNNMYVSITTKDAGLVEKAWGILKQDGEIYAELGPTFFAVLHGSLQDKYGINWMFTALK; encoded by the coding sequence ATGGTAGGACACTACTTGATGTTTAACAGAAACTGTGAAGAGGCTGTTAAAACATATGAAAAGGCATTTAACGGGAAGATCGCTGAGATGAAGAAATATAAGGACATGCCGCCCAATCCCGCATTTCCTATTGCCGAAGAAGATAAAAATCTGGTTTTGCATGCCTGCCTGCAGATCGACGGTATGGAAATTATGTGTGCCGACAGTTCTGACAAAAGTACCAGGGGCAATAACATGTATGTTTCCATAACAACAAAGGATGCCGGACTGGTGGAAAAGGCATGGGGGATATTAAAGCAGGATGGGGAAATCTATGCAGAGCTTGGCCCGACATTTTTTGCGGTTTTGCATGGATCTTTGCAGGATAAATATGGCATCAACTGGATGTTTACGGCATTGAAATAG
- the msrB gene encoding peptide-methionine (R)-S-oxide reductase MsrB codes for MKKEIYLAGGCFWGTEKYLENIPGVLFTEVGYANGSTENPTYQEVCSHDTGHAETVKVEYDDSVIGLPHILMLYYDVINPVSVNRQGGDVGSQYRTGIYFTDDGDEAVIRDSLNQLQKKYKEKIAIEAEPLSCFYRAEEYHQKYLDKNPGGYCHIGSDKFEKAKKAEDKSRKFGKKTRDELKNSLTDLQFEVTQNSATEPPFQNEYFDTFEEGIYVDITTGEPLFLSTDKFESGCGWPSFSKPIDLESVKNYEDRSFGRIRTEVRSRLGDAHLGHVFEDGPIDRGGLRYCINSASLRFIPRKEMEKEGYGDYLKLF; via the coding sequence ATGAAAAAAGAAATTTATCTGGCAGGCGGATGCTTTTGGGGAACGGAAAAGTACCTGGAAAATATTCCAGGTGTTCTGTTTACAGAGGTGGGATACGCCAATGGAAGTACGGAAAATCCAACCTATCAGGAAGTGTGCAGCCATGATACGGGGCACGCGGAAACCGTAAAGGTAGAATATGACGACAGCGTCATAGGGCTTCCCCATATTCTGATGCTTTATTATGATGTGATCAATCCTGTAAGCGTGAACCGTCAGGGAGGTGATGTTGGCTCCCAGTACCGCACAGGAATCTATTTTACCGATGACGGGGATGAAGCGGTGATCCGGGATTCCCTGAACCAGCTTCAGAAAAAATATAAAGAAAAAATTGCCATAGAAGCAGAGCCTCTATCCTGCTTTTACAGGGCCGAAGAATACCACCAGAAATATCTGGACAAAAACCCGGGGGGATACTGTCATATTGGTTCTGATAAATTTGAAAAAGCAAAGAAGGCTGAAGATAAAAGCAGGAAATTCGGAAAAAAGACAAGGGATGAATTGAAGAACAGCCTGACGGACCTTCAATTTGAAGTGACACAGAACAGCGCTACAGAGCCTCCCTTTCAAAATGAGTATTTTGATACATTTGAAGAAGGAATCTATGTGGATATTACAACAGGGGAACCGCTCTTTCTGTCAACCGATAAATTCGAGTCAGGCTGCGGCTGGCCCAGCTTTTCCAAACCCATTGATCTGGAGTCGGTTAAGAATTACGAGGACCGGAGCTTTGGAAGGATCCGTACAGAAGTAAGAAGCAGGCTGGGAGATGCCCATCTGGGCCATGTATTTGAGGATGGTCCCATAGACCGGGGAGGACTGCGTTATTGCATCAACAGCGCTTCTTTAAGGTTCATTCCCAGGAAAGAGATGGAGAAGGAAGGGTATGGAGATTACCTGAAACTGTTTTGA
- the dcd gene encoding dCTP deaminase, which translates to MILSDKTIIRMLEEKTLLIEPVEKAQIQPASVDIRLGNTFSVVEDSPSGIITMQNAIRYKTIQAEKYLLLPGQFVLATTQEYFVMPDNLTAFVEGRSSLGRMGLFIQNAGWVDPGFEGEITLELFNANRCAIELQSGRRVGQLVFAQLDEKALNPYKGKYQGQTGATGSRVFMDKETR; encoded by the coding sequence ATGATTTTATCGGATAAAACAATTATCAGAATGTTAGAAGAAAAGACACTATTGATAGAACCTGTTGAGAAAGCTCAAATACAGCCTGCTAGTGTAGATATTCGTCTTGGAAATACTTTTAGTGTTGTTGAAGACTCGCCGAGCGGGATCATTACAATGCAAAATGCAATCAGATATAAAACCATCCAGGCGGAGAAATACCTTCTTCTTCCGGGACAGTTTGTCCTTGCTACCACTCAGGAATATTTCGTGATGCCGGATAACCTTACGGCATTTGTTGAGGGCAGAAGTTCCTTAGGAAGGATGGGCTTATTTATTCAAAATGCCGGATGGGTTGATCCCGGGTTTGAAGGAGAAATCACTCTTGAGCTGTTTAATGCCAATCGCTGTGCAATCGAATTGCAATCCGGCCGAAGAGTGGGACAGCTTGTTTTTGCGCAGCTGGATGAGAAGGCTCTTAATCCTTATAAAGGAAAATACCAGGGCCAAACGGGTGCTACAGGTTCCAGGGTGTTTATGGACAAAGAAACAAGGTGA
- a CDS encoding DNA-3-methyladenine glycosylase, translating into MIKLDREFYNRDSILVAREILGKVLVHQQEERRISARIVEAEAYMGLEDKAAHSYGGKRTPRVEVMYGDPGFAYIFPIYGMHYCFNIVTRERSVPQAVLIRAVEPLEGIQWMAQNRYGRPYEELTKSQKKGFANGPGKLCRALALDRSFNGKDLCGDQLFLEEGNWDDFHIIAAKRVGIDYAEEARDYLWRFYIEGSL; encoded by the coding sequence ATGATAAAGCTGGACAGAGAATTTTATAACAGGGATTCCATACTGGTAGCCAGGGAGATCTTAGGAAAGGTGCTTGTCCATCAACAGGAAGAACGGAGAATTTCGGCCAGGATTGTGGAGGCTGAGGCTTATATGGGGCTTGAGGATAAAGCCGCCCATTCTTACGGAGGAAAGAGAACACCAAGAGTGGAAGTGATGTACGGAGATCCTGGCTTTGCCTATATATTCCCCATTTACGGGATGCATTACTGCTTTAACATAGTTACTAGGGAAAGGAGCGTCCCCCAGGCGGTTTTAATCAGGGCCGTGGAACCATTGGAAGGGATCCAATGGATGGCACAAAACAGATATGGCAGGCCTTATGAGGAACTGACAAAAAGTCAGAAAAAGGGCTTTGCAAACGGACCGGGAAAGCTGTGCAGGGCATTAGCCCTGGACAGAAGCTTTAACGGCAAAGACCTGTGCGGTGATCAGCTATTTCTTGAGGAGGGCAACTGGGATGATTTTCATATCATAGCCGCGAAACGTGTGGGAATTGATTATGCGGAGGAAGCCAGGGATTATCTTTGGCGGTTTTATATAGAAGGGAGTCTATAG
- a CDS encoding Rrf2 family transcriptional regulator yields MAYSSATYQAISILIYIHYKIRAELYNYLSNRVISEQLNIPAPTVVKIMGKLKSAGIIDVREGMKGGNMLAKPLTDITLFDVFDAMERGNPMFKIHRGFHLDYDIFEGIVEKTINSLEEAEKAMITYLKKTRLSDLIPPEN; encoded by the coding sequence ATGGCTTATTCCAGTGCAACCTATCAGGCTATCTCTATTTTGATTTATATACATTATAAAATCAGGGCCGAACTTTATAATTACCTGTCCAACCGGGTGATTTCTGAACAGTTGAATATTCCGGCTCCCACTGTCGTGAAGATCATGGGCAAGCTGAAATCGGCTGGGATCATTGATGTGCGGGAGGGAATGAAAGGCGGCAATATGCTTGCGAAGCCTTTAACAGATATTACCCTGTTCGATGTCTTTGACGCTATGGAACGAGGAAACCCAATGTTTAAAATACATCGTGGATTTCATCTGGATTACGACATTTTTGAAGGTATCGTGGAAAAAACGATCAATTCCCTTGAGGAAGCGGAAAAAGCTATGATCACTTATTTGAAGAAAACCAGACTGTCCGACCTAATACCACCTGAAAACTGA
- a CDS encoding flavin monoamine oxidase family protein — MVVPLNQVTNPTDEQRREMIRNSLETEGRPEDYEYIVNLLSPPPDITNYASPGELKGVKIGVIGGGLAGLSAAFELRKLGADITILEANDNRIGGRVYTYYFDPEGRYYSEFGAHRIPVTHETTWHYINLFGLNTRPLSVRKRNNFIYVHNTRLRTTDSIEQILYPLYDLTPQEKNTPWAELNDYAFLYLMKQLPPHIRSELIQILPEYSPEYLTLASYSVRQTLENLGLSQGAINLISGVDPGTGALLQISYDETTQEEYTLDYRNTYTIENGIVNLPYAFIQSFLTEIPPQYQNIPGSHLGTVTYHPGQTVTGIYQPQNGSQIILTYDNVRNYKRTAQVFDYVVCAIPYSTLREVEIKPYFSNMKMQAILELNYVNSQKTFFMCRERFWEQNTDYGRMAGGFSPTDLPIQSIFYPGDHLLCPDASSCSPDDPGVLVASYNYHLNATRVGNMEASLRYGLIKENVEEVHGLPRGSLDTIVKDHKTVVWDNQPNSRGAFALTLPGQKNLFAYEMLKPEFNQRIYFAGEHVSTKHAWMQGSLYTGMAAANQLADHFHNHFQ, encoded by the coding sequence ATGGTTGTCCCATTAAATCAGGTAACCAATCCCACGGATGAACAACGGCGCGAAATGATCAGGAATTCATTGGAAACGGAAGGCCGCCCGGAAGATTACGAATATATTGTCAATTTACTAAGCCCTCCACCTGATATCACCAATTACGCATCGCCGGGAGAACTGAAAGGAGTAAAAATCGGCGTCATCGGAGGAGGGCTGGCAGGTTTATCCGCTGCATTCGAGCTTCGTAAGCTGGGAGCCGACATTACGATCCTGGAAGCCAATGACAACAGAATCGGCGGCAGAGTCTATACCTATTATTTTGATCCGGAAGGCAGATACTACAGTGAATTCGGTGCTCATAGAATTCCTGTGACACATGAAACCACCTGGCACTATATCAATTTGTTCGGTCTGAATACCCGCCCTTTGTCCGTAAGGAAACGCAATAATTTTATTTATGTACATAATACCCGTCTGAGAACAACGGACTCTATTGAGCAAATCCTTTATCCTTTATACGATCTGACTCCTCAGGAAAAAAACACCCCATGGGCAGAACTTAATGATTATGCCTTTTTGTATCTGATGAAACAGCTTCCGCCCCATATCCGGTCAGAGCTGATACAGATATTACCGGAATATTCACCGGAATATCTGACTCTCGCAAGCTATTCCGTCCGGCAGACCCTGGAAAATCTGGGATTAAGCCAGGGGGCGATCAACTTAATCTCAGGAGTTGATCCAGGTACCGGTGCCCTTCTGCAAATCAGCTATGATGAGACCACTCAAGAGGAATATACGCTCGACTACCGAAATACCTATACCATTGAAAACGGAATCGTAAATCTGCCATACGCCTTTATCCAATCTTTTCTCACCGAAATCCCGCCCCAGTATCAAAATATTCCGGGGTCTCACCTAGGCACAGTTACCTATCATCCTGGTCAGACAGTCACTGGGATCTATCAGCCTCAAAATGGCAGCCAAATAATTCTGACTTATGACAATGTAAGAAATTATAAGAGAACTGCCCAGGTTTTTGATTATGTCGTTTGCGCTATACCATATTCCACGCTGAGGGAAGTTGAAATCAAACCGTATTTCAGCAATATGAAAATGCAGGCAATTTTAGAATTAAACTATGTGAATTCCCAAAAAACGTTTTTCATGTGCAGGGAACGTTTTTGGGAACAGAACACCGATTACGGCCGGATGGCGGGTGGATTTTCACCAACGGATCTTCCCATTCAATCCATCTTTTATCCCGGAGACCATTTACTTTGCCCGGATGCTTCCTCCTGCTCACCGGATGATCCTGGGGTACTGGTGGCCTCGTATAATTATCATTTAAATGCAACGAGAGTGGGAAACATGGAAGCATCACTCCGGTACGGACTCATAAAGGAAAATGTGGAAGAGGTTCACGGATTGCCAAGAGGCTCCTTAGATACGATTGTAAAAGACCATAAAACAGTGGTCTGGGATAACCAGCCCAACAGTCGGGGCGCTTTTGCCCTGACACTTCCAGGACAGAAAAATTTATTTGCCTATGAGATGCTGAAACCGGAATTTAACCAGCGGATCTACTTTGCCGGGGAACACGTTTCCACAAAACACGCCTGGATGCAGGGTTCATTATATACGGGTATGGCAGCTGCCAATCAGTTGGCGGATCATTTTCACAATCATTTTCAGTAA